In a single window of the Bradyrhizobium sp. ORS 285 genome:
- a CDS encoding DMT family transporter — protein sequence MVSDLAALAAALSIAVSNIIASSAVRHLGPVVFNAIRLAAALVTVLITVTLRGHWASPSIVQLLMLAGSSLLGVVVADSCFYAALARLGPRLTSVVYASWAGFAAMLGYLLLGETLSVIKIGGIGCIMAGVCVAIIFRQPGAIADETHGSLRTGLLFGLASALFAAAAVLIARPVMAMGLDPALATSIRAAIGLVALLILSAMPAVRSASQANASVVIRSALSGVLGMGVGMTLVLFALTSRPVGIVSSLSSTTPVMILPLLWWSTGLRPSAAAWFGAVLAVVGIAAITSGF from the coding sequence ATGGTCTCCGATCTGGCTGCGCTCGCAGCCGCGCTCAGCATCGCCGTCAGCAACATCATCGCGTCCTCGGCCGTTCGACATCTCGGACCGGTGGTGTTCAACGCCATCCGTCTGGCCGCCGCGCTCGTCACGGTGCTGATCACCGTCACGCTGCGAGGACATTGGGCGTCGCCTTCCATCGTCCAATTGCTGATGCTGGCGGGCTCGAGCCTCCTCGGCGTCGTCGTTGCGGATTCCTGCTTCTATGCGGCGCTGGCGCGACTCGGGCCGCGCCTGACGTCTGTGGTGTATGCGAGCTGGGCAGGCTTCGCCGCCATGCTCGGCTATCTGCTGCTCGGTGAGACCCTCTCGGTGATCAAGATCGGCGGCATCGGCTGCATCATGGCGGGCGTCTGCGTCGCCATCATCTTCAGACAACCCGGTGCGATCGCCGACGAGACCCACGGCTCGCTGCGTACCGGGCTCCTGTTCGGCCTTGCATCCGCGTTGTTCGCGGCCGCCGCGGTTCTGATCGCCCGGCCGGTGATGGCCATGGGACTGGATCCGGCGTTGGCCACCTCGATCCGTGCCGCGATCGGATTGGTCGCCTTGCTGATCTTGTCCGCGATGCCTGCCGTCCGAAGCGCGAGCCAGGCGAATGCATCCGTGGTCATCCGATCGGCGCTGAGCGGTGTGCTCGGGATGGGCGTGGGCATGACGCTCGTGCTGTTTGCATTGACGAGCCGGCCGGTCGGAATCGTGTCCAGCCTGTCGTCGACGACCCCGGTCATGATCCTGCCGCTGCTCTGGTGGAGCACTGGTCTCCGGCCGTCGGCGGCGGCTTGGTTCGGCGCTGTGCTGGCGGTCGTGGGCATCGCCGCAATCACCAGCGGATTTTGA